The genomic region TCGTTTATATACACGCACGGAACACACTGCGGGCAGTAGCAACCCGTTTTACACCGACCAGAGGAACGCGACAGCACCATCCAATCGTCAGCGAATGACTGACCGATACGGTCGAAAGTTTCACTACTCACGGCACGATTGccacagcggcagcagcacTAAATACTGCAACCCCAAAGTCGACGACGAAGCCACAACACGGACAGAGCGTTCAGCCATACGGCATTCGTACCTTCGGCTCCCCTACCACCACTCCCATAACGGtggacgaaaagaaaatcttcatttttatgcttttctcGCCCTGTCGTCTCGGCAGTTTACTTTTCAGTGCGATTCATGTTGCACAATAAACAAATCGATTAGGCGGGTGTCTATCGCGAGCTTCTTATGTTTCCGATTCGTACGAAATCGCTTTATGAATTCTATTTTCGATACTGGAGACTTACTACCACCCAATCGTgcagaaatagaaaaatttttataaaatgtaactattgaaatacaatttttcaagtaaaagaaaactcgTCCGAATCAGAGTGTTTACGAGTTTCACGATATACGCCGTTATCTGTCATGATGGGAAATGTCAATGGAGCAGTGCACTTCGCAGAAGGTAGTATTCCTAGTCGAATACTAGGAAAATATTGCAATGCATACGGAATTGAGAAACGTGTGAAGTAAGTAATcgttaattttcataaattgtggTATTTGGAGCCGATGAATGAATTCCTCATTGTCTCTCATGTATTATTCATATTAAAGCGCACGTGCTTGATGATTAAATGATGCACTCATGCTAAAGATGCACGTGCACACGTGCTAAAGATGATTTAAGGTTAAAATTAATGATACTAAAAAATACCTTTCAAAGAGTCGGTTGTTAACAGATGTTTTTATTACTCATTTAGATTTAATTAGCACAATAAACCAAATTCATATTTTGGTAAGGTTATTTCGGGCAAACGATTGAGTATGATAGCAGTCTCTTTCTGGTTCTTGTCGTCAGTACGTAACCCAATCTGTTTAAAATCGTTTTACTTTTGTACTTCATATTCTATTCATGCAAATAGTCATAACAATATGTAATTTCAATGGACAGATGCACGTTGTACGTAAGCAAGAGTATTTTGCGCTTTTTCGTGGCTTTGGAACACAAATGCCGTTTGTTCAGATTTTCCTTCCAATAAGGAATTTGCATGCAAATACGATGTTATCCCGAGGTGGCATCTTGCGTAGTTTTACTTTTGAGCAAAACTTCAATAAGGTGTATTTTTCACGTAGGTTGCACTCTTAAAAATAACCAGCATAAAGATAGCTCTAATTAGCATGACGATGAGATCCAGTGTTTAGCCTGTTATTTTTGTTCACAATACCTACGTTCACGTGCGCGCTTTGGGGAAGTAAAataagttatttaaaaaaggtgAGGTAGTCTCTATCCATGTCTTTATTGCTTATTTTCATGTGGTTACTACATTTACAATTATGGACGGAATGAAGGCACATATGGGCACGGCATACGTGCGAGTTGGACGGAGAAAAATGAAGATCTTAGCTAAATTTAGAAGAATACTTTCAAAAACACTGCTGCCACCGAGATAAGCAACGATGTAAATGTGCTTGTGAAAGCAGCTGTCGAACGGTAAATTCTCCACTGGAAAATTGTGACCAAATTTTCGGTCTCCTTCCACGGATTCGATCCGTCGTCAAAGTGCATAGGGCACTGATCCCTCTCTCGCTCGTATTCGGTCATGTCGATCGCAACCACTGCTCCCTCGGTCCAGTTCCACGAGGTCACATCCTGCTTTAAATTACAGAAGGCACCGACGGCTTGCGACATCAGGATTCGGTTCAGATCTGCCCGTTGATACACCCAGCAGCGATATTTAGACAGTGGATCGAGGTCGTCGTACGTGATGAGATATGACTTGAGATTCTCCTGCCAGTAACCAATGCAGCTCATCCGATAATCCGGATCGCTGTAGATATCGATGGGACGACCGAGATAATCCACCGACAGACAATAATCCGCATCAATTGCCATTTCCTTCTGGTCGCCGTCGCACACGGAAAAGTCGGATATGTTTTGCTTGCAGCGAATGTCTGGCCGAGGGCTCAACGTCACACCGCCAAGGATACGCGTCTTGAACGGTGCCTCTCCTTTCTGGGTGAAGTTAAATTTGCCCGCCACGGGGCATCGAATCGGGACCGGCTTTGCGGCCAACAGTAGCTCGTACCGCCACTGCTCTTTGTTGTCGAACTGTTTCCACGCGCATACCGTCGAGAAGTCATCTTCGATTAAGGCACGTCCACGCCGATAGCGGATTATATTGTGGTGTTTTGggacgaaatcaaaacaaacgtaGTCTGTCTGGCAACCATCGACCGTAAGACGAGCCATCATGATACGCGTGTCGCGCTGCTCTCGGCAAATATAAATCGTGCGTCGGTAACGAGACTGATCCGGTTTGTACGTTTCAACTATGTGCGTTTCATTGATTTTAACATCGCCGTCAATGTTCGCCGTGTTGATCCATTCGCCGGTGAAAttctgcgggaatctgcagcCCGGTTCGATCACATCCGCCTTCACCGGTGTGATGCGTAGACGTTCTGGAGATTTTTCTACCGTTTTCAGGGTATTGCATTCGGCTGTAATCGACACACCCAGGTACAGATCATCGTCACGATTCTTCAAGAAACAGCGATACTTTTCATCCTTTCGCGATTCCTTCGTGTTGGCTACGGCAAAATAGTGATTTTTGCCCACAAACCAATCACCCAAGCAGCTGTACTCAACCACTCCGTTGAACGTGTCTGTCATTCCGATACACTGCTTGTAGGTGATGTTGAACTTTTCGTTCGATATGAGGAACTgcgtgccggcctgttggcacGAGTGGATCCTCGCATCCGGGTGATCACATTCGCCCGTGAAACGGAACCGATTCTGGTACGCAAACTGCCACACCCCTTCCAGCGAAGAACGACAGTTTACAGGGACGTAGTTTTCGTTGAACAGTGTTATCAGCTGCTGGTCGGTTGTTATACCGCGACAAACTCGATTTATCGTTGGATCTTCATTCTTGCCAAGAGTAACGCAGGCAGCTTTCGAAGGAAATTGAAggtttaaacaataaaattactACGCATTGTAGCATTAAACATTGGTTTACTTACATTCATATTTTTCGAAGATGTTTAACGTCCTCGGGAATGCATGTAGACAATGAAAACAGCGTTGGCCTCGGAAAATAAACGTATAATTTGACCCCACACGCTCCATGTGTATCAGTTCTCCTCTATCCGACATAGTGTGGTCGTCTAGGACGGTCAATGTTGGCCTTCCAGTTTCCCAGGAGAACCATGATCCCTGGAGTATTTTCGGTATCGTTAGGTTGGATCGTGCTGATTGACCCGATGCTGCAATGTTCAGAACAGACAAAAGTGAATACCATTTAAAACTCATTAACCTAAGCGCCTATGCAGGTGCAATCCATTGTTGCAGGTTGAAGCTGGAAGGAATGTTCAGGGACACGCCCCGCCCGACTGCATGAAGCTATCTTGTGGGAAAACATATACTTACCATAGCCCAAAACTACTGCCAACAGCAGTAACTTCGATGTTATAGGCTTCATTTTAAGCCAAGCTTTGTAATAAAGCTAGTTTCACAATGTTGCACTAAATGTAATGAATCAAATTAACGAAAACATCTAGCATCAACTTTAATCGAGAAGCGTTGTTGACGGAATTAAAATCCAACTTGACGCTGATTCACATGACATTTACTGTCAAACATGCAGTGCTGCTACCTGTTCGAGAGACTGCCGTTGAACCGGTTGATAAAGAACCgctttaaattgaaattggcaAATCAAACCGGTTACATATAAATTAATGATTCTCTACaaagtaaataattttaattgttattgtaatcttttcttttctgctgATATTAAGCACCAAATGATATTAGCGAAAACAACTGAATGCTGGATGCATTGGCGCTGTCAAAACTGACTGTCATTTTCTTGCGTTGACGTGAAAACGCAATCAATGACTTAACCTCGTTGTATGTAGCTACCTATGTCTCGCGTCGCTCTTCGTCGTTCAGTTTTTATTCAAGATGGCGAACGTGCGGGACAGCGATATTTCTCTGTGGCTACATAATAAGCTTGGTACATCAAACGACTCATGGATAAGTGGTTCAATCACGTCTCAACTGAATAAGGAGGTGCTGCGCAATATCAAGGAGTGTTTTCCAGACCTACAGACGCAGGTGAAGCTGAAACTGCTGCTCAGTTTTTTCCAAATCCCCCGACGGATCGTCGAAGAGGTAAGCAAAAGCGATGGTATCATCGTGGTGCACACCAGAGTGCTGCGCGTGTGAATAGTCATCTGTCCCGCATCTAAGCAGTCGTCAGCAAAAACAGTTGGGCAGTAAACGAAGTACGAAATACTTTCATCGTGATAGTGTAGCTCCCGGGATCaattataaataattaatctATGCCCTACGCGTCTCCCGCCTTCGAGCAATGTCATCATAAAGCATCCGGAATCGTAATCGGTTAATTAGTGCGAAAATAACGCAGCATGCATTAGACGTGTTTACTTTCCCATGTCAAGCAGCCGATGTTTTCATCGTTCGTCAACATACATGCAGCTACATTGGAGAAGCTTTGGGGGCGGAATTGAACcctatttttctattttgtttatttattctagTGGAAGACCGAACTAGAGGAAGTCATAGAAGTGGCTGGTCTCGACTCGGAGCTATGGGTTTCAATGATAgcggaaacaataaaaactctGCCCACCGCTGGCTCGCTGAATACGGAGATCTCCGATTACGAAGAGACTCGACCGATTTTCACAGACATGGTGAACGAGCTGCGGCGGCTAGTGGGGAAAAATGCAGATCTTGGCCTGTTGCCACTCGAATGTCAGTATCTGAACAAATCGGCCCTCGTGTCCGTCGTCGGGCAGCAGGCAACGCCGGTGAAACATTTTACGCTGAAACGCAAACCGAAAAGTGCGGCCTTACGCGCGGAACTGGTGCAAAAGTCATCCGATGCACAGAGTTGCCTCAAGAAGATATCCGCACCTACAGTGCCTTTACGATCGCGTGGTATCCCACGTAAAATGACCGACACAACACCGCTCAAAGGTATTCCATCGCGTGTACCGACCGGTGGTTTCCGATCGCCTCCGACGACACCGGGACAGTCCCGGCCAACCATGAGCAGAACTCCGGCCGGTCGAAAAGACGGTGGCATCAAGCTGCTAGAGATAGGTGAGCAACCGTTAGGCTACGCCGCCGCtaagaaacgaaaacgagaGCAGGAAAAGGAGGAGCAAGCGAAGAAGGTGGCCGAACAACAGACTCAAAGTGCGACCGATGTGAAACCTGTTGTGGCTACACCGACTACTTCGGCGCCGGCGGTTACTACCACGCCGGATTATGCGGCCGGTTTATCCGCCCCTTCGACCGTGTACAGCCAACCTGCAACACCGATGCCAGCGACCTCCGGAAGCAAGGAGACTTCCTCCAGCATAATGACATCAACGGTAACCAGTACATCTCAAGCCACGGCGCAGCAGGTGCAACCAGTGCCACAGCAACCGCAACTGCAACCGGTGCAacgccaacagcagcagcaacaacaacaacagcagcagcccgAAGCGACAATAACGACTCAACAACctcagccgcaacagccgcagcaatcgccgcaaactcaaatccAGACACCGGTTACTTTAATGGAAGAAAATCAGGTAGAAGTGAAGGCAGAGGCTAAGAAGGAAACCATCAGCATAGTGACGCCAACATCGGTCGCCGTTAGCTCGGTGCCGGTGAGCTCCGTACCCGTTCCACCGCTGGCCTACCCAACAACGAAAACAATAACCGCAACGATAATCAAAACAGAGCCCAGTGGTATCGTGGCTAGCCAATCGATTGCCAATCCTTCCCTCACGCTGTCATCGCAACCGCCATCTTTGGTGCGCACCGTTCCACTGGTATCTAAACAAGCCAAAACGGTCCTAGCAGCGTCACAGGCGAACATCTTAGCACCAGCGAGTACCGGGGGTGTGCAAATAATTCAAAAGTCGACCGGAAAAACGGTCAGCGCGGTGGCAGCGGCCGCTGCAGCAGCAACCAGTAGCAGCAACACCGCAAGTGGACCGCCAAAGATCGAAATCATTTCGTCGGAGTCGATAGTACCGGCGTCGTTGCACGCATCGATTCCAAAATCGACCACCATCATCAATCGCGGCGGAAATATTCTGTTCACTACGAAGCAGGTGCAGCCAAACACGACGGTCGCTTCCGGCGGGGCTACCATAATTCAGCAGAAAGCACCATTAACTTCGTACGTGCTAAACACTAGTTCGCCCGGCAAACAGTTGAACATCCAGCGGATAGTATCGAGCGTGAATTCCGCTGGTACACCGACTTTAACTACCACTATCTCACGTGCGCAGCATGCGCAGCAGCTGTTacagcatcaacagcaacagcagcagcaacaacagcaactgcAGATTCAAGCACAGCAAGCTACTGCGCAGCCAACTAGGATCGTGCAGATTAAAACGGCGCCTACTGTTTCGCTCAACAACAGTCaactgctgcagaacataccGCCACTAATCTCGACCCAGATGCCGTCTGGTAACGCCCAGCCAACGATACTGAACATCCAGTCGCTACAGCAGCAAGGACAGCAGAGTCAGCTACAAATCACACCAACCGCCGTACCGCAGAAGCGTACAATAACGATAACGGCTCAAAATCCACCAACTGCTGGGATGACCACGTCCGTGGCGCAGATtctacagcagcagcagcaactacagcagcaacagcaacaacagcagcagcagcagcagcagcaacagcaagcgTTACAAGCGGCCGCCGGCCAACAGACAAAGTACACGCAGGTCGTGCTACCGCCGGGCGTAAAGGGAAACACGTACTACGTCACGAACACGCCCGGCGTGCAGAATGCGTTGAACCAGAAGGGCGTTATATTGCGCACGGTGGACGCATCGGGCAACACCGTGTACCAGCAGATTCCGCTCCACAACGTGTCTGGCCTGAGCGGCGCACTGCTGACCGGGCCTCCCGGTTTGGTCAAATCGGAACCGGACAAGTTGAGTCAAATACCTGCGCTCGTGCCGACCGGCTCGCTGCATCAAAACATTCCTGCCCTGACGCCAGTCGTAATACAACCGGCAGGGGTGCAACAGCAGGGTACGACAACGGTggttcagcagcaacagcagcaacagcagcagacgACTACGATACCCGCGCTGATAACGAACATCACGCaagcccagcagcagcagcagcaacaacagcaagtaAAGCAGCAAGTGATTTTCCGCCCCGTCGGTGGCGGTACGAACAGTGTGCAAACCATACTACCGCAAGGAATAACGCTTATTCAGCGGCCCGCCGCCGGTCAACCGAAGCTGGTGCAAACGATCCAGCAGGCAGCGGCCGGTGGAGCGACTGCGACGACGACTTCGGCGCAGGTTGTTGGCCAGCGTACGATCATCACCCAAATTCCGCAACAGCAGACGCAGCAagtgcaacagcagcagcagcagcaacacaccATACAATTCCAGGCACCGGGCACCCAGCGCACCGGCGGTACGACCATCCAGCTCGTTCAGCAGCAGCCACAGCAACAGGCGCAGACGCAAAGTCAACCGATACAGGTGCAGCGTATCCAACAGCAAGGAGCGACGGTAACGATTCAGCAGCAATCACAAGGCGGTGGagcacaacagcagcagcaacaaccacaGCAGCAACCGCAGCAgccacaacagcagcagccgggACGAAAAGGACTTTCCATATCGGTAGGGATTGCTTTTGTGCATCGCACgggattgttttcattttctttaaccgtttaccttttttcccctTATCGCAGAGCAAGTATTACATGGAAGCGCACGATATGTTCAAACGAGCCAACCGTGTGTCGCGGCTTGAGAAGGCCATCATCATCGGTTTCATGGCCGGCTACCGGAACAACCCTCGACCGAATCCGGAAAACATCGTTACAATCAAGCTGAACGAAAGTGTCGTACGTGTCCCCCCGTTCGCTCGCTGGGAGGGAGCGATCTCTGTCGCGCATCGATCCCGAATACTTATGccccgtttgtttttgttccgtttattttttttttgtaggaaAAAGTGCACCAAGCGGACGACCGGACGGCCCTCATGCTGGTGGAATCGCTCATCACGCTCGACTACAATTCAGGTCAGTGGAAAACATTCCGGAAGTACCGTGAGCTAGACCAGGCCCAGCAGCTCACCGAGGGTGGTGGTGCGGGTGGCGATGCGACCGCCGGAGGCACTGCGAGCGCCGCTGGAGCGGGCGGAGCGGCCTCCGCAGCTGGTCAACAAAACTCGGTAGTTATTTAATGTTTAGTATAGagtgaaccaaaacaaaaaaaaaggaaaaaacacgaGGAAACATTGGAAAATCGGAACACATTATATCATTCTGTTACACTGTGTCTGTCGCACGGCGCATTTAACAAGCTACTATCCCCCCGCGCTGCAATCGTAAAGCACGCTACTACCGCTAGTACTGCTTCTCGTTGCCGCGTAGCTGTGAGCGTAAActatagtgtttagaagggcATAGTGAGAAAATACCCTTAGCGAGTGGGCGAGGCGAGGGTGAATTAGGTGAAAACATTGTTAGGCAAAATATTAtggatatatatatataaatatatatatttgtacAATTCTATATGATAGTACATGCGGTTGAATCGAAGCAGAGGTAGAGATGGTTGGGAAACGAGAGGAATGCTTTGGCGATGCAGGATTCTAAGAATCGGGTATCTTATGTGTTTGCGCGCTGCGTCCAACAAGCACGCCCGGAACTTGTTTAATTTAGCGTGTTGCGTTGCTCAGTCGATCGCGGTCCCTGTTGTGGCTTTCTGCTTCCGGTAAATTTGAAGTGTACTGCATTCTCACTACACTTTGACACTGTCAGGAGTGTGTTGGCCGTTGCGATGGTTCATAGCTCGACGCAAGAGACAGGATTAACTGAGCCGGTTTATTTGTACAAAGTTGTCGTTATCTATACCCTATATCTTTCAGCGTATGGTAAAACCTGAAGCAGATTGGTACGCTTCCAACAATTTCGTTCAATTTGCGCATATTTTCCGTGCATCTTCTTGCATGGCATACCCTAGAGCCCAGAAGCCCACGCTTGTAATCGTGGTTTTTGAGTGGTTATGGACACCAGTTGTGCTTGTAATCAATTGCGATTGGATAAGGTTTCGATCGGACGATCGGAAAAACTTTATTTGCACATTCACTGTTAATGCGCAGTTCGCactatgatttgttttttcagaGTGGTTGAACATAATAGCAATCGTCACCTTAAAAATTCACAAACCCTTTCCAACTTCATAACATTCCATTCCAATTTCGTAGCATACAATTCCAtcgacttagtgctttttattttttaaatggtttgtTCCGCAGTTTATTCACCTGGCCACCTTTCTCTGCTAGTTGAAATTGTATGTATCGAAGTTGAATGCTTTTAAAAGTTAAAAGTTGGAATACCTAAACCTAAATCCCTCCCACGAGATAAAAATCAACGTTGAAATGGATTGCTACTAAGTTGAATTGCACTGAAAGAAGCAAAAGCGACGATGCAATGGagcatttcgtttttttagtCTCTTAAAAATTTACGTTGTGTGTAATAGTTTGCAGCAAAGTGGGctttatcaaaataaaagaaaaatataaaactaaaaaaaagtagCTATAATTATCAAAAAGAATGCCATCGAAGGATAAATGAGGGAAGCTTTGAGTGGTTGAAGCAATTGTGAAATAACTGATCACGAGCATCCGTCAACACCAAGTGGTGTTGAACAATGAATGATCATGATGGGTGGGCATAGATTAATCGTTAGCCAATTATTGATTGCGCAGGTTATGATGGCATGGCGAATAGTGATTTTGGACTTCTGCTGTAACGATGCGACGGAAATAGTTAAATGTGCATTCATTATCGCTACAGCTAGGCGCGCGGGTCGGTATGAACCAATAAGGCAATCTAATGTTGCATTAGAATGTatacaagcaaaacaaaatgggtTAACTGTAGCACTTGTGTATTCAATGACTTTACACAAGCGTAAATAAGAGAAATTGCAAATAAAATGCACGTTGAACGGAGGTAGTGAACCGCTGGAAACCAGAGTGCATCGATAAAAATAGTGGACATAATGATActatataaaaacaaaaaacaaatcaaattgatAGCTTTATTATTACACTTTGATGACAGCttgtgatgaaaaaaaaaatgtatggatCATGGATCGGTTTAAAGCTTTCCCCAGGCTGGAAACAGTATTGATCGTAAGGGATAACTATCCCAAATGCTGTGCTTGTTCGTGGTGAGTGAAGAGTAAATATGCCGTACGGACTGTGATCCTTTCATTCGAATTGGttgcgattttcttttttttttaacaaaatttcaataattcaatatttcaaaattgattATATTTTCTACCACACATCTGTTTGTCCCACAACTGCAATACGTGCGTTTCGATTTGTAAATATAAATCATCTGCTTTAGATCCTCATTGTTACATACTGAAGTAGCGAAGAAGCTTTTAACTTTATATaacaaaatattatcaaacatCGTTTTGCGAATACCGAATGGATTTGCTGGTCCAGGAATATAATGTGGCTTGCCATACAGATGATGTAGTGTGCTGCCAAAATGCTCCCAGTAATCTCCCAGCTCTCTTGTGATCAGACATAAGTGAGCCGTAGAAAAAACGTCTAAGTAAATAGTGCGGATGTTTTGGTATCAATTTTTGATGGCATCAATTTAGATGAGTGTGCCTTTAGTACTTTAAGCCGATATGCAAATCAACAACTAGACGATTAAACCCACCATATTATCCCAAATCACCGTATATTGGCGTGTGTAACATCACATTTATATTACAACATCCCAAAACATATTCCCCAGCTTCGagctagttttttttgtaacaaattttgtttgtaaagttgatttgtttgttgatttgaaAAGATATATTTATGTATATAAAAAGTATATTTAACCCTGCTAGTTGCAtaaaaactgtttgaaaaaacaaaattcccaCTACTTCCTAGAGATAACACTACTTTTGGCAGCGATAATCGTAGATGAAGAAGGTCGCGTGTTAAAGTCCGGTACGTTAAAGGACTGCTAAAATATTGATCTGGAATGAAACAGGTattcagtgtttttttttattaaaattttattcattaaaaTGTGTCTCTTATCTTTCTAGTTAGCTTCCAGGGTTGACATGCACTCCCATAGCGGTGTGTGCCGTTTTTGGAACTTGTTCCTAAGCGTGGGCACACTTCCTTTCTGAACCGGTGCGCAGCTTAAAATCACAATTTTTTGTCATTACTAATGCAAAGAATGTTTGCAtctaggatttttttttactttgaaaaGAGTATACTAACCGATCGCAACGAACGCTTCTATACcgtaactaaaaaaaaaatactgttcGCTTAAATACTAAGGTCGACAACGACGGTTACGGCGAAGAACTGGAAACCCCATACCGAGTACAGAAGAGTAGGGTGTCGGTGAATAATAGTGTGAACCAGGGCATTCGGTGGCTTCAGGTTCCCTGTACTGTCCTCCCGTGTGCGGAGGAAGGATTGGTTGTGCGCGAAtagtggtttttcttttttttataaataaaaataacttaaTTCGTCGGCCGGCGGACCGACCAATCCTTAGCTTAACCGCTCGGCTCGGTGTTTCACTGCTGCCGAATGTCCTTCCAGTGTACCACCGCCCGCTGGCTGTTGGGGGCGGCCGCAAACGGTCTCGACCCGTCCGCGCTGTAGACGAACTGGTTAACCTGATAGTCCAGCATCGTCTCGTAGTGGTACACGTTCGAGCCAAGCTGCTGCGTGAGCgggttggtgttggtggtgaagATGCCGGCAAAGTTTCGACGCTTGGCCAGCTTCAGCACCTCGCTCTCCATGAAGTGCATCGCTTCGATGTTCTCCTGGGCGGACAGTTCCGCACACGTGCCCATCATGAAGGAGTGTAGGATCTGGTTCACGCCTTCCGGCAGCACACTATCCCTGTGTGAGGGGAGAAAGAACCGGATATTAGCCCCCCGCCTCGCAAGagaatgtttttaatgcgccaccaagtgctTACCGAATCGGTCCTTCCACAAACTCTAGGAACTCAAACACGATGATCAGCTTGCTGGTGACCGTCACTTCCGGTTCGTCACGAGCATCGAAGTTCAGCGAGACGCCCACCGACCGGCCGGTTTCGTCTTTGATGATGAAGCTCAGCCCCTTCTCGATCAGGACGAGCCAGATGTCCTCCAGGATGTCCTTGTAGTCCGTCTCGTAGATCTGAGGCTTGAGCCACTGCTCCAGGTCGGCCTTCTCGAAGAAGCTCGACGTAATGATGCTATAGTGGGGACAAGTAAAGCGATCATAAGTTAGGTACTAAGCATCATCGGAGGCCATCCGAGACCCGAACCCTAAAACCTACTCGATGGTGTCCTTTTTGTGCTCCAGCGCCAGCGGAAACGC from Anopheles coustani chromosome 3, idAnoCousDA_361_x.2, whole genome shotgun sequence harbors:
- the LOC131272101 gene encoding negative elongation factor A; this encodes MANVRDSDISLWLHNKLGTSNDSWISGSITSQLNKEVLRNIKECFPDLQTQVKLKLLLSFFQIPRRIVEEWKTELEEVIEVAGLDSELWVSMIAETIKTLPTAGSLNTEISDYEETRPIFTDMVNELRRLVGKNADLGLLPLECQYLNKSALVSVVGQQATPVKHFTLKRKPKSAALRAELVQKSSDAQSCLKKISAPTVPLRSRGIPRKMTDTTPLKGIPSRVPTGGFRSPPTTPGQSRPTMSRTPAGRKDGGIKLLEIGEQPLGYAAAKKRKREQEKEEQAKKVAEQQTQSATDVKPVVATPTTSAPAVTTTPDYAAGLSAPSTVYSQPATPMPATSGSKETSSSIMTSTVTSTSQATAQQVQPVPQQPQLQPVQRQQQQQQQQQQQPEATITTQQPQPQQPQQSPQTQIQTPVTLMEENQVEVKAEAKKETISIVTPTSVAVSSVPVSSVPVPPLAYPTTKTITATIIKTEPSGIVASQSIANPSLTLSSQPPSLVRTVPLVSKQAKTVLAASQANILAPASTGGVQIIQKSTGKTVSAVAAAAAAATSSSNTASGPPKIEIISSESIVPASLHASIPKSTTIINRGGNILFTTKQVQPNTTVASGGATIIQQKAPLTSYVLNTSSPGKQLNIQRIVSSVNSAGTPTLTTTISRAQHAQQLLQHQQQQQQQQQQLQIQAQQATAQPTRIVQIKTAPTVSLNNSQLLQNIPPLISTQMPSGNAQPTILNIQSLQQQGQQSQLQITPTAVPQKRTITITAQNPPTAGMTTSVAQILQQQQQLQQQQQQQQQQQQQQQQALQAAAGQQTKYTQVVLPPGVKGNTYYVTNTPGVQNALNQKGVILRTVDASGNTVYQQIPLHNVSGLSGALLTGPPGLVKSEPDKLSQIPALVPTGSLHQNIPALTPVVIQPAGVQQQGTTTVVQQQQQQQQQTTTIPALITNITQAQQQQQQQQQVKQQVIFRPVGGGTNSVQTILPQGITLIQRPAAGQPKLVQTIQQAAAGGATATTTSAQVVGQRTIITQIPQQQTQQVQQQQQQQHTIQFQAPGTQRTGGTTIQLVQQQPQQQAQTQSQPIQVQRIQQQGATVTIQQQSQGGGAQQQQQQPQQQPQQPQQQQPGRKGLSISSKYYMEAHDMFKRANRVSRLEKAIIIGFMAGYRNNPRPNPENIVTIKLNESVEKVHQADDRTALMLVESLITLDYNSGQWKTFRKYRELDQAQQLTEGGGAGGDATAGGTASAAGAGGAASAAGQQNSVVI
- the LOC131271891 gene encoding uncharacterized protein LOC131271891, yielding MKPITSKLLLLAVVLGYASGQSARSNLTIPKILQGSWFSWETGRPTLTVLDDHTMSDRGELIHMERVGSNYTFIFRGQRCFHCLHAFPRTLNIFEKYESACVTLGKNEDPTINRVCRGITTDQQLITLFNENYVPVNCRSSLEGVWQFAYQNRFRFTGECDHPDARIHSCQQAGTQFLISNEKFNITYKQCIGMTDTFNGVVEYSCLGDWFVGKNHYFAVANTKESRKDEKYRCFLKNRDDDLYLGVSITAECNTLKTVEKSPERLRITPVKADVIEPGCRFPQNFTGEWINTANIDGDVKINETHIVETYKPDQSRYRRTIYICREQRDTRIMMARLTVDGCQTDYVCFDFVPKHHNIIRYRRGRALIEDDFSTVCAWKQFDNKEQWRYELLLAAKPVPIRCPVAGKFNFTQKGEAPFKTRILGGVTLSPRPDIRCKQNISDFSVCDGDQKEMAIDADYCLSVDYLGRPIDIYSDPDYRMSCIGYWQENLKSYLITYDDLDPLSKYRCWVYQRADLNRILMSQAVGAFCNLKQDVTSWNWTEGAVVAIDMTEYERERDQCPMHFDDGSNPWKETENLVTIFQWRIYRSTAAFTSTFTSLLISVAAVFLKVFF